DNA sequence from the Staphylococcus epidermidis genome:
AAAAATTTGTTAAATAAATCTTTAACTAATCGTTCACTTGATTTACCATCTTTATATTTAAAATTTTTATTTAAAAACGGCTTCACCTTTTCTAATTCAAAATCATTATTTTCTAAAGCTAAAATAAGCTCATCAAAAGTTTTCACTATTTTACCAGGAACAAAGGTTTCATAAGGTTCATAAAAATCTCTCGTGTAAATATAATCTTCCAAATCAAAAGCATAAAAAAGCATTGGTTTTTTAAAAACTGAAAATTCATAGATTAAAGAAGAATAATCAGAGATTAAAATATCCGTAATGAACAATACATCATTTACTTCGCGGTAATTTGAAATATCTAAAAAATATTTACTATAAATTGCTGGGATATTTAATTTATTTCTAACAAAAGGATGCATTTTAAACAGAACAGTAGCTTGATGTTCTTCACAATAACTAGCTAATCTTGCAAAATTAATTTTAAAGAAAGGATAGTGTGCTGTGCGATGTCCATTTCCTCTAAATGTAGGTGCAAAAAGAATGACTTTTTTATTTTTTATAATTGGTAATTTTGTTTCTAAACTTTGTTTAATGCGTGTTTTATAAGATTCATCGAACAAAACATCCGTACGTGGAACACCTGTTGGAATAACCCTATGTTCTTCAATTCCAAAAGCTTCAGCATAGTAAAGAATATCATTATTTGACGAAACATAAGCTTTACTATAATTCCTATGTCCAATAGAGTCTATGAAAGGTCCTCCTTTTTTCCCAGTTCTACTAAATCCTACAGTCTTAAAAGCACCCACAGCATGCCATACTTGAACTATTTCTTGGTTTTCTCTAAATTGAAGTTTATATATCATCGGATGATAATCATCAACCAAGATATATTTAGATTTTCCTAAAAAATATGGAAATTTTAATTTATCAATAAACGATCTCCTATTTGCTATATTAGGTTTAAAAATAGAATGAATGACAAGTTTTTTGTCCAATTGTTGTTTAAGCATTTCTTCGTATATAAATTTAAAATTTCCTGACATATTTGCTCTAGAATCTGATGTAAACAAAACATGATTTTTATTATTCTTATATACTGTTTTGGAAATGTTAAATACCGACAAATATATTTTATCTCTCACATTGAAGCTAATTTTCCTCAAAGCTTTATGTAATATGTATGATAATTGCTTAAGTTTACTTATTTTCTTTATTTCAGATTTATATTGAACTTTAAAAATAAACTCATTAATTTCTTGGGATATTGCCGGAACAATGACGTAAGATTTAATCTCTTTGTTATTATATCTTTGGAAACTTTTACCATACTTTTTTAATAAATAACTTTTTTGTAACGATTGGGTCTCAAGTGAGTTGTAATCTCTTAACTCCTCTAAAGTCATCTGATTTTTTTTATCATTCAAAAATTTGGGGTTAATTTGGCAGACATATTCATCTTCTTGTCGGTTGATTAATATATAATTGCCTGTACCTAAAAAATTACCTTTTTCTAAAATAGCAATATTAAATCTTGCCTCAAAAGTTGACCCTTGAATATTAACATGATTGGCATTTAATAGTTTTGTTTCTGTTAGATTTCTAAGAAGGAAATTTCTTGTAGGTTTTACTCCTTCAAAATGTCCTTTGACGAAGAGTTGGACACGTTCCCAATAAATGTCATCTATAAATATATTTTGCTTTGTCATAGTTGTTTCCTTTTCTTTAAATATTCCATTTTAAAACTGTTTTTCCCCATGCGTTAGAAATATCATATTCGAACGCTGTAATGAGATCTTCTATGGTATTTATTTCAAATTCTTTACCTTTAAGTAATGCTAATTGATTAAGAACTTCAGGATATTTACGATACAATTCAATAGTTTTTTCAAAATCCTTTAAACCACTTCTGCTACTACCAATTATAGTTAAACCTTTTTCTAAAACCATTCTTGTATTCACTTGTATAGGCAGTTCGCTCACTCCTAATAAAGCGATACTCCCTTCAGGATTAATAATATTAATAATTTGTTCAATAGCCTGCTGACTTCCTTTACCACCCACGCATTCAAATGCATGATCAATTTTGATATGTTGAGGAATATTGTCAATTTGAATAATTTCATCTACAAATGAAAAACGGCTTAATTTATATAATGTTTTTCCAAAAACTATTATTTTTGTAGTAGGATATAGTTTTTTTAGTAAAACTGCAGTGATATACCCTAAATTACCGTCTCCCCATATCCCCAATGATTCAAATTGTGGTATTGCTTTTGATTGAAAACGATCTATTGCATGAACACTAACTGTAACTAATTCAGTATACGACGCTACACTCAAATCAATTTCTTGTGGTAAAGTGACTACTCTATCAGGTTTCATTACTATATAATCTTGCATAAAACCATCATAACCACTTGACTTAAAATGACTAGAAGTTAAATAATTTTCTGCAATAATATTATGCGATTTAGACGGTGTATTGGGAATCATAACAACCTTAGTTCCATTTTTCAGTCGATGTTCAGAGTCGTATACAATTTCACCTACACTTTCATGAATCAATGACATAGGTAATTTCTTAGATAAAATTTTGCTATCTCTATTTCCACAATAATATCTCAAGTCGGCTGCACAAATTGACAAATATAAGGGTCGAACAATAACTTTGCTATTATGATTATGTAAATCAATAGTTTTAAATGTTGCTTCAAATTGTCGTGGACTTACTAATTGATATACTTGATTAATCATTATCAACAGCTCCAGTAATAATTGAATTCGCAACTTTTAAATCATATGGTGTTGTTATTTTTATGTTAAATAACTCTCCTTTGACTAATTTTACTGGCTTACCCAATTCTACGAGTATTTTACACGCGTCAGTTAATATTTCCTTTTGAGATTGAGTTAACGATAAATAGCTATCCTTTAACTCTTTTATTTTAAAAGTTTGAGGCGTCTGTCCTTGATACATCTCACTTCTTATTGGAATCCCAGAAATAAATTGTGCATCATTTGAAGAAATGATAGTATCAACAGCATTAACAACCGTATCTACTGCACCATATTGACTGGCATATTCCACATTCTCTCTAATAATTCGATTTGTTAGAAATGGCCTAACTGCATCATGGGTAACGATTATATCTTCATCATTTAATTTTTTATGTTGCTCAATGCTTTCTATAATATTCATTATAGAGTGATTTCGGTCGTCTCCGCCTTGTATTACTTTTATTTTCTTATCGTCTAATTGATAATTGTTTAGCAAATCGAGCATATAATTGATCCACTTTTGAGGCGTGGCAATGATGATTTCATCAAAGTCCTTATACATTAAAAATTTCTCTACTGTATGAATAATAATAGGTTTTCCTTGTAATGATAAAAATTGTTTGGGTAATGGAACATTTCCCATTCTAGAACCAATACCACCTGCTAATATACCCGCATAAATCATTTTATCTCTCCTTATTCTTAGTTGTGTAAATAAAAAAAGACAGAAAAAACATACGTTAAAAAAGTTTCTCTGTCTAAATCTAATTAATTTATATTCATTTTATATCAATTGTATTTTACTACACACAACAAAAATATGAAATGAATAATTAATTAAAAAATATTTTTATATAAAAGGATTTTAAAAAGCAGATTGAAATTTAAAAATCAATCTGCCAAATAATAAATATACTATAGATGATAGTTAACAAATAATTGAAAACTCTATTTTTAATACTTAGGAACTTCTACTCTCCATCCGTATTTATCTTCTAATTTGCCACTTTGAATACCAGTATATGTGTCATATAATTTTTGAGTGATTTTACCAGGTTCATTGTTATTAATAACAATTTCTCTATCTTCATAGCGAAGTGTACCTACAGGAGAGATAACAGCTGCTGTACCTGAACCAAATACTTCTGTAAGTTCACCTTTATCATATGCGTTAAACAGCTCTTCTATAGAAACTCTTCTCTCTTCAACTTCATAACCTAAATCTTCAGCTAATTGAATAATTGACTTTCTAGTGATACCAGGCAAGATACTACCGTTTAATGCTGGCGTAACTACTTTTCCATTTTCTACGAAGAAAATATTCATACTACCAACTTCTTCAACATATTTTTGTTCAACACCATCAAGCCACAATACTTGGTCATAACCTAATTTATTAGCGTTTGTTTGTGCGAGTAAGCTGGCAGCATAGTTACCTGCAACTTTAGCGAAACCTACACCTCCACGTACTGCACGTACATATTCATCTTCGACATAAATTTTAGTTGACTTTAATGTGTCACCACCATAATAAGCGCCTGACGGAGATAAAATAATTAGTAATTTATATTGATGTGAAGAACGTACACCCAAAACACCTTCAGTAGCAAATACAAAAGGACGAATATATAACGATTGACCTTCGCCTTCAGGTACCCAATCTCGTTCAACGTCGATAAGCTGCTTCAACCCTTCTAATAATGCTTCTTCATCAACTTCTGGCATTTCTAAACGTGCTAAAGAATTATTAATACGTTTGAAGTTTTGATCTGGGCGGAATAATACAACTTCTCCATTATGTTTATAGGCTTTAAGGCCTTCAAAAACTGCCTGACCATAATGTAACCCTTGCGCTGCTGGTGAAATTTCAAATGGTGCGTACGGCACAATCTTCATATCATGCCATCCTTGATCAGCGTCATAATCAACACTTAACATATAGTCTGTGAAATATTGTCCAAATCCTAAGTTTGCTGTATCAGGTTTTTCTTTTAAAGACTCTCTTTTTTCGAATTTTACTTTTTCTGACATGACTGTTGCCTCCTAATATAATTCCAATTAAATAGATACACTAAATTATATCAATCGTGATTCTACTATTCAATGAATTTTCTAAATATTCAAAATAGATATTAATTTTATTATGTATACAGTATAAGTAAAACACTACCTTTATTAAGTTACAAGTTATGTTATTATCATCACCTATTTTTTCCGTAATTAAATTTGTGTTCTCATCGAAAATTAGCTTCTTTAAAAGTAGACTTGGAACTAAAATAGACTTTTCTTTACCCTATATATTATCATTCAATTTGACCATATGAGCCAAAAAACATCTGTATGAGATGATATATAAATCAGACAATTTGTGTAATGTAGTTACGCGAAAAACTGCTTCTAACTTCACTTGTCATCCAATTTTTTGATGCAGTATCTTTTATTAAAGTTTTAAAAGATAGCTATATACTTTAAAAAATCGGTATGGGCTCAGCATTCTTTTTGTTTTTTCTCAATTGCCTCTAACATCACTTTAGTCATAGTTGGTAAATCATATTTAGGATCAAATCCCCACTCTTCCTGAGCACAGCTCGTATCTATACTATCTGGCCAACTTAATGCAATATCTTGACGCTCTAAATCAATGTCATAATCTAAG
Encoded proteins:
- a CDS encoding CDP-glycerol--poly(glycerophosphate) glycerophosphotransferase, with translation MTKQNIFIDDIYWERVQLFVKGHFEGVKPTRNFLLRNLTETKLLNANHVNIQGSTFEARFNIAILEKGNFLGTGNYILINRQEDEYVCQINPKFLNDKKNQMTLEELRDYNSLETQSLQKSYLLKKYGKSFQRYNNKEIKSYVIVPAISQEINEFIFKVQYKSEIKKISKLKQLSYILHKALRKISFNVRDKIYLSVFNISKTVYKNNKNHVLFTSDSRANMSGNFKFIYEEMLKQQLDKKLVIHSIFKPNIANRRSFIDKLKFPYFLGKSKYILVDDYHPMIYKLQFRENQEIVQVWHAVGAFKTVGFSRTGKKGGPFIDSIGHRNYSKAYVSSNNDILYYAEAFGIEEHRVIPTGVPRTDVLFDESYKTRIKQSLETKLPIIKNKKVILFAPTFRGNGHRTAHYPFFKINFARLASYCEEHQATVLFKMHPFVRNKLNIPAIYSKYFLDISNYREVNDVLFITDILISDYSSLIYEFSVFKKPMLFYAFDLEDYIYTRDFYEPYETFVPGKIVKTFDELILALENNDFELEKVKPFLNKNFKYKDGKSSERLVKDLFNKFFQ
- a CDS encoding alcohol dehydrogenase catalytic domain-containing protein, which gives rise to MINQVYQLVSPRQFEATFKTIDLHNHNSKVIVRPLYLSICAADLRYYCGNRDSKILSKKLPMSLIHESVGEIVYDSEHRLKNGTKVVMIPNTPSKSHNIIAENYLTSSHFKSSGYDGFMQDYIVMKPDRVVTLPQEIDLSVASYTELVTVSVHAIDRFQSKAIPQFESLGIWGDGNLGYITAVLLKKLYPTTKIIVFGKTLYKLSRFSFVDEIIQIDNIPQHIKIDHAFECVGGKGSQQAIEQIINIINPEGSIALLGVSELPIQVNTRMVLEKGLTIIGSSRSGLKDFEKTIELYRKYPEVLNQLALLKGKEFEINTIEDLITAFEYDISNAWGKTVLKWNI
- a CDS encoding 2-C-methyl-D-erythritol 4-phosphate cytidylyltransferase — protein: MIYAGILAGGIGSRMGNVPLPKQFLSLQGKPIIIHTVEKFLMYKDFDEIIIATPQKWINYMLDLLNNYQLDDKKIKVIQGGDDRNHSIMNIIESIEQHKKLNDEDIIVTHDAVRPFLTNRIIRENVEYASQYGAVDTVVNAVDTIISSNDAQFISGIPIRSEMYQGQTPQTFKIKELKDSYLSLTQSQKEILTDACKILVELGKPVKLVKGELFNIKITTPYDLKVANSIITGAVDND
- a CDS encoding branched-chain amino acid aminotransferase — protein: MSEKVKFEKRESLKEKPDTANLGFGQYFTDYMLSVDYDADQGWHDMKIVPYAPFEISPAAQGLHYGQAVFEGLKAYKHNGEVVLFRPDQNFKRINNSLARLEMPEVDEEALLEGLKQLIDVERDWVPEGEGQSLYIRPFVFATEGVLGVRSSHQYKLLIILSPSGAYYGGDTLKSTKIYVEDEYVRAVRGGVGFAKVAGNYAASLLAQTNANKLGYDQVLWLDGVEQKYVEEVGSMNIFFVENGKVVTPALNGSILPGITRKSIIQLAEDLGYEVEERRVSIEELFNAYDKGELTEVFGSGTAAVISPVGTLRYEDREIVINNNEPGKITQKLYDTYTGIQSGKLEDKYGWRVEVPKY